In Ovis canadensis isolate MfBH-ARS-UI-01 breed Bighorn chromosome 3, ARS-UI_OviCan_v2, whole genome shotgun sequence, one DNA window encodes the following:
- the LOC138435371 gene encoding caspase recruitment domain-containing protein 9-like isoform X10, with protein sequence MRAMSDYENEDACWSALEGFRVKLISVIDPARMTPYLRQCKVLNPDDEEQVLSDPSLVTRKRKVGVLLDILQRTGHKGYVAFLESLELYYPQLYRKVTGKEPTRVFSMIIDASGESGLTQLLMSEVMKLQKRVQELTALLSSRDDLAEELRVKDSLLRKLQERVQHLKEACEAGSRELQRCKAENYDLALRLARQSEERDAALTGHRGLLLEIDRLKHSLMKAEDDCRVERKHTLKLRRAMELRPSQELLWELQQEKALLQARVQGLEASVQEGKPDQGRPHVQVPEEDWQRAQQDLQQQAATIFSLRRDLRQAEALRTRSAEEKETFELQCLALRRDSKMYKDRIEAILRQMEEVAIERDQLPGPSPETEAGFLQAFPQPRPPWLVASGRLPGTSASPLRRAGVRKRGVFALKNITWLSTIVFSVSSAPVKQETRGQGGRGPFVGRQSSPACFLNGPHFLS encoded by the exons ATGCGTG CCATGTCCGACTACGAGAACGAGGACGCATGCTGGAGCGCCCTGGAGGGCTTCCGAGTGAAGCTCATCTCCGTCATCGACCCCGCCCGCATGACCCCCTACCTGCGCCAGTGCAAGGTGCTGAACCCCGACGACGAGGAGCAGGTGCTCAGCGATCCCAGCCTGGTCACCCGCAAACGGAAAGTGG GAGTGCTCCTGGACATCCTGCAGCGGACGGGCCACAAGGGCTACGTGGCCTTCCTCGAGAGCCTGGAGCTGTACTACCCGCAGCTCTACAGGAAGGTCACGGGCAAGGAGCCCACCCGCGTCTTCTCCATGATCATCG ATGCTTCCGGTGAGTCAGGCCTGACGCAGCTGCTGATGAGCGAGGTGATGAAGCTGCAGAAGAGGGTGCAGGAGCTGACGGCCCTGCTGAGCTCCAGAGACGACCTCGCCGAGGAGCTGCGCGTGAAGGACAGCCTGCTGCGCAAGCTCCAGGAGCGCGTGCAGCATCTCAAGGAGGCCTGCGAGGCGGGCAGCCGCGAGCTCCAGCGCTGCAAGGCCGAGAACTACGATTTGGCCCTGCGCCTGGCCCGCCAGAGCGAGGAGCGCGACGCAGCCCTCACGGGGCACCGCGGGCTGCTGCTGGAG ATCGACCGGCTGAAGCACAGCCTCATGAAGGCGGAAGACGACTGCAGGGTGGAGCGCAAGCACACGCTGAAGCTCAGGCGCGCCATGGAGCTGCGGCCCAGCCAGGAGCTGCTCTGGGAGCTGCAGCAGGAGAAGGCGCTGCTGCAGGCGCGCGTGCAGGGCTTGGAGGCTTCGGTGCAG GAGGGGAAGCCGGACCAGGGCCGCCCCCACGTCCAGGTGCCGGAGGAGGACTGGCAGCGGGCGCAGCAGGACCTCCAGCAGCAGGCCGCCACCATCTTCTCCCTGCGCAGGGACCTGCGCCAGGCCGAGGCCCTACGCACTCGG AGCGCGGAGGAGAAGGAGACGTTCGAGCTGCAGTGCCTGGCCCTGCGGAGGGACTCCAAGATGTACAAGGACCGCATCGAGGCCATCCTGCGGCAgatggaggaggtcgccattgaAAGGGACCAG CTTCCAGGACCGTCGCCGGAGACAGAGGCTGGCTTCCTCCAGGCCTTCCCGCAGCCACGGCCTCCCTGGCTGGTCGCTTCGGGCCGGCTGCCTGGGACCTCAGCGTCCCCACTGAGGAGGGCGGGCGTGAGAAAGCGTGGGGTGTTCGCTCTGAAGAACATCACATGGCTGTCCACGATCGTGTTCTCAGTGTCAAGCGCGCCCGTGAAACAGGAAACACGGGGGCAGGGTGGCCGGGGGCCCTTCGTGGGGAGGCAGTCATCTCCTGCATGTTTTCTGAACGGCCCACACTTCCTGTCGTGA
- the LOC138435371 gene encoding caspase recruitment domain-containing protein 9-like isoform X9 translates to MSDYENEDACWSALEGFRVKLISVIDPARMTPYLRQCKVLNPDDEEQVLSDPSLVTRKRKVGVLLDILQRTGHKGYVAFLESLELYYPQLYRKVTGKEPTRVFSMIIDASGESGLTQLLMSEVMKLQKRVQELTALLSSRDDLAEELRVKDSLLRKLQERVQHLKEACEAGSRELQRCKAENYDLALRLARQSEERDAALTGHRGLLLEIDRLKHSLMKAEDDCRVERKHTLKLRRAMELRPSQELLWELQQEKALLQARVQGLEASVQEGKPDQGRPHVQVPEEDWQRAQQDLQQQAATIFSLRRDLRQAEALRTRSAEEKETFELQCLALRRDSKMYKDRIEAILRQMEEVAIERDQATLMRGELHAQHARSLQDKDALRKQVRELSEKVDELQLQLFQREGQLLTLEGELRRRRLDALVLSSDVEDSSPRNSEELSPPQDLEEDTQLSDKGSLAIGESPEQPSVAPQEEQLSLTPEDAGLNGREPPEKEKGRRRLKESFENYRRKRALRKMQLGARQGEADGENTTGSDNTDTEGA, encoded by the exons ATGTCCGACTACGAGAACGAGGACGCATGCTGGAGCGCCCTGGAGGGCTTCCGAGTGAAGCTCATCTCCGTCATCGACCCCGCCCGCATGACCCCCTACCTGCGCCAGTGCAAGGTGCTGAACCCCGACGACGAGGAGCAGGTGCTCAGCGATCCCAGCCTGGTCACCCGCAAACGGAAAGTGG GAGTGCTCCTGGACATCCTGCAGCGGACGGGCCACAAGGGCTACGTGGCCTTCCTCGAGAGCCTGGAGCTGTACTACCCGCAGCTCTACAGGAAGGTCACGGGCAAGGAGCCCACCCGCGTCTTCTCCATGATCATCG ATGCTTCCGGTGAGTCAGGCCTGACGCAGCTGCTGATGAGCGAGGTGATGAAGCTGCAGAAGAGGGTGCAGGAGCTGACGGCCCTGCTGAGCTCCAGAGACGACCTCGCCGAGGAGCTGCGCGTGAAGGACAGCCTGCTGCGCAAGCTCCAGGAGCGCGTGCAGCATCTCAAGGAGGCCTGCGAGGCGGGCAGCCGCGAGCTCCAGCGCTGCAAGGCCGAGAACTACGATTTGGCCCTGCGCCTGGCCCGCCAGAGCGAGGAGCGCGACGCAGCCCTCACGGGGCACCGCGGGCTGCTGCTGGAG ATCGACCGGCTGAAGCACAGCCTCATGAAGGCGGAAGACGACTGCAGGGTGGAGCGCAAGCACACGCTGAAGCTCAGGCGCGCCATGGAGCTGCGGCCCAGCCAGGAGCTGCTCTGGGAGCTGCAGCAGGAGAAGGCGCTGCTGCAGGCGCGCGTGCAGGGCTTGGAGGCTTCGGTGCAG GAGGGGAAGCCGGACCAGGGCCGCCCCCACGTCCAGGTGCCGGAGGAGGACTGGCAGCGGGCGCAGCAGGACCTCCAGCAGCAGGCCGCCACCATCTTCTCCCTGCGCAGGGACCTGCGCCAGGCCGAGGCCCTACGCACTCGG AGCGCGGAGGAGAAGGAGACGTTCGAGCTGCAGTGCCTGGCCCTGCGGAGGGACTCCAAGATGTACAAGGACCGCATCGAGGCCATCCTGCGGCAgatggaggaggtcgccattgaAAGGGACCAG GCCACCCTGATGCGGGGGGAGCTGCACGCGCAGCACGCACGCAGCCTGCAGGACAAGGACGCGCTGCGGAAGCAGGTGCGCGAGCTGAGCGAGAAGGTGGATGAGCTCCAGCTGCAGCTGTTCCAGCGTGAGGGCCAGCTGCTGACCCTGGAGGGCGAGCTCCGGCGGCGGCGGCTGGACGCGCTCGTCCTG AGCTCCGACGTGGAGGACAGCTCACCCAGGAATTCCGAGGAG TTGTCGCCCCCTCAGGACCTGGAGGAGGATACCCAACTCTCAGACAAAG GCAGCCTGGCCATCGGGGAGAGCCCGGAGCAGCCGTCTGTGGCTCCACAGGAGGAACAGCTATCGCTGACCCCAGAA GACGCAGGACTGAACGGCCGGGAGCCCCCAGAGAAGGAGAAGGGCCGGCGGCGCCTCAAGGAGAGCTTCGAGAACTACCGCAG GAAGCGGGCCCTCCGGAAGATGCAGCTCGGCGCGCGGCAGGGGGAGGCGGACGGAGAGAACACCACGGGCAGCGACAACACCGACACCGAGGGCGCCTAG